A genomic window from Pecten maximus chromosome 2, xPecMax1.1, whole genome shotgun sequence includes:
- the LOC117317276 gene encoding E3 ubiquitin-protein ligase TRIM71-like, producing MVPITKDLTVNSSKTTCCQHHKMEEIKFFCENCKYGICVKCLLGDHGEHIVTDMTVTLNSKRNELKHCIKHIHDQIWILQDILFNLTCLEGRIKGKYEETKLQMKKSSRKLVNKIFGAEVKLLCELDEAYQRQSDDVYRRKQQCKTHLEQFKSLQSRLDGILKVEDIDNVLENYTDILSEVHEINITKQYKSKFLKSPESLEFVPNGSVSIGKLSLVPNDMQGRQRASSRHRLITRSTSGQVKQQTGKSSSGPGITPRVASSTSHGHQFGRSRNPLHKSQPILFDQRSEDSNSPDLPPVTNTYDPQRYCDEASSNSECVPAVKLVYKVNTSGAGRGQLSLPFSATFDKEGRLLVAENGNGRLQMFGNYGHTVKIIGLPSCVPRCVTTTADGKAYALTDEESKCVKLVSEDGILMKEIYIAGDAFPFGITTLDDDQFAISDIIYECVSIISANGEKDIRFGSHGNTSAKLENPSYLTTNLYGNILVSDSGHHEVKVFDRLGNYLYKFGGYGTAGGQLRYPKGIACDKNGLVYVADSGNDRVVVFSEVGLYCGMLLGRVNGIKRPTGLAYSPKGLMAITMPDDDEVSVYELTSSIPRSFTQ from the coding sequence ATGGTGCCAATAACTAAAGACCTCACTGTTAACTCTTCAAAAACGACATGTTGCCAACATCACAAAATGGAGGAAATCAAATTCTTCTGTGAGAACTGTAAATATGGAATATGTGTAAAGTGTCTCCTTGGTGATCATGGTGAACACATTGTCACCGATATGACAGTAACATTGAACTCGAAAAGAAATGAGCTGAAACATTGTATCAAACATATACATGATCAAATATGGATTCTGCAAGACATACTATTTAATCTTACTTGTCTTGAAGGTCGAATCAAGGGAAAATATGAGGAAACAAAACTGCAAATGAAAAAGAGTTCTCGAAAACTTGTCAACAAAATCTTCGGTGCAGAAGTAAAGCTTTTATGTGAACTAGATGAAGCCTACCAAAGACAATCTGATGATGTTTACAGACGTAAACAGCAGTGCAAGACACATCTGGAACAGTTTAAAAGTTTGCAGTCTCGATTGGATGGTATTCTGAAGGTTGAAGACATTGACAATGTTCTTGAGAACTACACAGACATTCTAAGTGAAGTTCATGAAATCAACATTACAAAGCAATACAAATCAAAATTCCTGAAATCCCCGGAATCTCTGGAGTTCGTTCCTAACGGAAGTGTATCTATAGGCAAACTCAGTCTAGTACCTAATGATATGCAAGGACGTCAAAGAGCATCATCACGACATAGGCTTATTACACGATCGACAAGTGGGCAGGTTAAACAGCAAACAGGAAAATCGTCCTCTGGTCCAGGTATTACACCCAGAGTGGCATCCTCTACCAGTCATGGCCATCAATTTGGAAGATCGCGAAACCCCCTACACAAAAGTCAACCGATATTATTTGATCAGCGCAGTGAAGACTCAAATAGTCCTGATCTACCACCAGTTACAAACACGTATGATCCACAGAGGTATTGTGATGAGGCCTCTTCTAATTCTGAGTGTGTTCCTGCAGTAAAGCTCGTGTATAAAGTAAACACTTCGGGTGCTGGACGTGGACAGCTCAGTCTTCCTTTCAGTGCTACCTTTGACAAAGAGGGTCGACTGCTTGTTGCTGAAAATGGTAACGGACGACTCCAAATGTTTGGTAACTATGGACATACAGTTAAGATCATAGGACTGCCTAGCTGTGTACCGAGATGTGTGACTACCACTGCTGATGGCAAGGCATATGCCCTCACTGATGAGGAATCAAAGTGTGTGAAATTAGTATCAGAAGATGGGATTCTCATGAAGGAAATCTACATTGCCGGAGATGCTTTCCCTTTTGGAATTACCACATTAGACGACGATCAATTTGCTATATCAGATATTATTTATGAATGTGTATCTATCATTTCAGCAAATGGTGAAAAGGATATACGTTTTGGTTCTCATGGAAATACGTCAGCCAAATTGGAAAACCCTTCTTACCTAACAACAAACCTGTATGGCAACATCCTAGTGTCAGATTCAGGTCATCATGAGGTGAAAGTCTTTGACAGGCTAGGTAACTATCTATACAAGTTTGGAGGGTATGGTACTGCAGGAGGACAGCTAAGGTACCCAAAGGGTATTGCTTGTGACAAGAATGGCCTAGTGTATGTAGCTGACTCTGGTAATGACAGAGTTGTGGTCTTCTCTGAGGTAGGCCTATACTGTGGCATGTTACTGGGTCGGGTGAATGGTATAAAGCGTCCAACAGGCTTAGCCTACAGTCCCAAGGGCCTCATGGCCATTACTATGCCAGATGATGACGAGGTCAGCGTGTATGAACTGACAAGCTCAATACCACGATCATTCACACAGTAA
- the LOC117317292 gene encoding dimethylaniline monooxygenase [N-oxide-forming] 5-like, producing MKEVAIIGAGASGLTAIKCCLDEGLVPTCFERTDDIGGLWNYTEEVRDEQACVMKSTIINTSKEMMCYSDFPIPEQFPMYMHNKYVKRYFKMYADNFKLVEHIQFNTEVLSVKQAEDFDMNGQWVISTRDKKTKNEVTKTFDAVLVCTGHHACPNKPDFPGLSKFKGKVIHSHDYKTPNEYHDKRVVIIGIGNSGGDAAVELSHVTSQVFLSTRRGSWVFNRIGPNGIPIDIAFTSRFTLAIQRVLPLYALESIARSQVNKRFDHAAYSLQPNHSFFAQHPMVNDDLPNRIASGSVRIKTDIKCFTETGVEFTDGTKEENIDAVVLATGYKFGFPFIDKSVIDVQDNRIELFKYMFPPDLKKSTICIVGCVQPIGALMPISELQCRLATRVFKGDVTLPSSDNMWADIRAKEEKMRQTYVKSQRHTIQVDWIPFMDEIAALNGCKPNLGMLIRRDLHLAMKCILGPCTPYQYRLEGPGKWDGARDAIFTQMDRTLNCLKTRPLGFEPKKSGGLFLLILVALLAIVYKLFF from the exons ATGAAGGAGGTGGCGATTATAGGAGCTGGGGCCAGTGGCCTTACTGCCATAAAGTGTTGTCTAGACGAGGGACTGGTACCCACATGTTTCGAGAGGACGGACGACATAG GTGGACTGTGGAATTATACGGAGGAGGTGAGAGACGAGCAGGCATGCGTGATGAAGTCGACGATAATTAACACGAGTAAGGAGATGATGTGTTATAGTGACTTCCCTATTCCTGAACAGTTCCCTATGTACATGCACAACAAGTACGTCAAACGCTACTTCAAAATGTATGCAGATAACTTCAAACTGGTCGAACACATACAGTTTAACACAGAG GTTTTGTCTGTGAAACAAGCCGAAGATTTCGACATGAACGGACAATGGGTGATCTCCACTCGCGACAAAAAGACGAAGAACGAAGTCACGAAGACCTTCGACGCGGTGCTGGTTTGCACTGGTCATCATGCTTGTCCAAACAAACCAGATTTTCCTGGGCTTTCTAAATTTAAAGGCAAGGTCATCCATTCACATGACTACAAGACCCCAAACGAATACCATGATAAAAGAGTGGTCATCATAGGAATCGGAAATTCCGGTGGCGACGCAGCTGTTGAACTAAGTCACGTGACATCTCAA GTATTTCTGAGCACTAGACGCGGGAGCTGGGTGTTTAACCGAATTGGACCTAATGGAATCCCTATCGACATAGCATTTACCTCCAGATTCACGTTGGCCATACAACGTGTGCTGCCGCTTTACGCACTGGAATCAATAGCACGTTCCCAGGTGAATAAACGATTTGATCACGCAGCCTATTCATTACAGCCCAACCATTCGTTCTTTGCCCAACATCCAATGGTGAACGATGATCTTCCCAATCGTATAGCCAGTGGATCGGTCAGAATCAAGACGGACATTAAATGTTTTACCGAAACTGGTGTGGAATTCACAGATGGAACAAAGGAAGAGAACATCGATGCGGTGGTTCTTGCGACTGGCTACAAATTCGGATTTCCTTTCATTGATAAATCCGTTATTGATGTACAGGATAATCGCATAGAGCTATTCAAATATATGTTTCCACCAGATCTGAAAAAGTCGACCATTTGCATCGTTGGTTGTGTGCAACCTATTGGTGCTTTGATGCCGATCTCGGAGCTCCAATGCCGACTTGCTACTAGAGTGTTCAAG GGAGATGTCACCTTGCCGTCAAGTGATAACATGTGGGCCGACATCCGGGCGAAGGAAGAGAAGATGAGACAAACGTATGTGAAATCTCAACGTCACACGATACAGGTGGATTGGATCCCGTTCATGGACGAAATTGCCGCACTGAATGGCTGTAAACCCAACctag GTATGTTGATTCGGAGAGATCTACATTTAGCGATGAAGTGTATCTTAGGGCCGTGTACACCTTACCAATATAGACTCGAGGGGCCCGGCAAATGGGATGGGGCAAGAGACGCAATCTTCACACAGATGGACCGGACTTTAAACTGCCTGAAGACAAGACCACTAGGGTTCGAGCCTAAAAAGTCCGGGGGATTATTCCTGTTGATCTTGGTCGCCCTTCTGGCTATCGTCTATAAACTGTTCTTCTGA